A part of Bosea sp. (in: a-proteobacteria) genomic DNA contains:
- a CDS encoding GumC family protein, whose product MTTVDASAQHNHGIAQPSRQQAGDGMLDLNALWRAIGAHKAWIIIPTLLVLVASVVVVHLVTPRYTGEARILLESRDGFYTRPAGDRDGGGDRIDAEAVLSQVQVVMSRDLARESIRRLKLVGNPEFDSGAGLFGSIEQLMVQIGLARNPADRTPEDRVLEKFYDALLVFPVARSRIVAIEFQSRDAELAAKAANTIAAVYLESQETAKKDNARGASSWLGGAITPLRQKVQEAEARVEEFRARSGLLMGANNTTITQQQLADLSQQLSAARAVQSDSQARARILRDAIRAGRTFEVPDVANNELVRRLVEQRVNLRAQIALESRTLLPEHPRIKELTAQITDLESQIRAVAERTVRTLENEARIAGSRVETVAATIEAQKRTVGEANESDVQLRALEREARTQREQLEQFLARQRDALARDADNANPADARIISRAITPMTPSFPKKAPTVAVTTLATFFLALSVVVSRELLSGRVVQPAQPAGPVPQPEAVRHGTARFSARRRAEPGLDRDGAGADPSAEPAPAARDMRRARVAGLIAHAGRLSHLRLMTDDAAGWADQVAACVGPVPEGKGSRLMVLDAGTQAGAAQLLGAELAEDAPTVLIDLTAGERSRREGMSELLSGDASFASIIDRDPQSRLHIITAGRAGREAVIGADEVLDLALDALADAYRHVLIEVSTRDIHRFHGKLMPLVDGALVLADQFSNGHAVETAYRLSEGNELPVTIAVFEDRAMAAPNFRPGSRQPLEV is encoded by the coding sequence CGTCCACCTCGTCACGCCCCGCTACACGGGCGAGGCGCGCATTCTTCTGGAGAGCCGCGACGGCTTCTACACCCGTCCCGCCGGCGATCGCGACGGCGGCGGCGATCGCATCGACGCAGAGGCCGTCCTCAGCCAGGTTCAGGTCGTGATGTCGCGCGACCTGGCGCGGGAGTCCATCCGCCGGCTCAAGCTCGTCGGCAATCCCGAATTCGACTCCGGAGCAGGCCTGTTCGGCAGCATCGAGCAACTGATGGTGCAGATCGGGCTTGCACGCAATCCGGCCGACCGCACGCCCGAAGATCGCGTGCTCGAGAAATTCTACGACGCGCTGCTGGTGTTCCCGGTGGCGCGCTCGCGCATTGTCGCCATCGAGTTCCAGTCCCGCGATGCCGAGCTGGCCGCCAAGGCTGCGAACACCATCGCCGCCGTCTATCTTGAATCCCAGGAGACGGCAAAGAAAGACAATGCCCGTGGCGCCTCCAGCTGGCTTGGCGGGGCCATCACGCCCCTGCGCCAGAAGGTCCAGGAAGCCGAGGCCCGCGTCGAGGAGTTCCGCGCCCGCTCCGGCCTGCTGATGGGCGCCAACAACACCACGATCACCCAGCAGCAGCTCGCCGACCTCTCCCAGCAATTGTCCGCCGCGCGGGCGGTGCAGTCGGATTCGCAAGCCAGGGCCCGCATCCTGCGCGATGCCATCCGCGCCGGACGGACCTTCGAGGTGCCGGATGTCGCGAACAACGAGCTGGTGCGCCGCCTGGTCGAACAGCGCGTCAACCTGCGCGCCCAGATCGCGCTGGAGAGCCGCACCCTCCTGCCCGAGCATCCGCGCATCAAGGAGCTCACGGCCCAGATCACGGATCTGGAAAGCCAGATCAGGGCCGTTGCCGAGCGCACCGTGAGGACGCTTGAGAACGAGGCGCGCATCGCCGGCTCGCGTGTCGAGACGGTCGCAGCGACGATCGAGGCCCAGAAGCGCACTGTCGGCGAGGCCAATGAGAGCGATGTCCAGCTCCGTGCCCTGGAGCGCGAGGCGCGGACCCAGCGCGAACAGCTCGAGCAGTTCCTGGCCCGCCAGCGCGACGCTCTGGCGCGGGATGCCGACAACGCCAATCCGGCCGATGCGCGCATCATCTCCCGCGCCATCACGCCGATGACGCCGAGCTTCCCCAAGAAGGCGCCGACTGTCGCCGTGACCACGCTGGCGACCTTCTTCCTCGCGCTGTCGGTGGTGGTTTCGCGCGAACTTCTCTCCGGTCGCGTGGTGCAGCCCGCCCAACCCGCCGGCCCCGTGCCGCAGCCCGAAGCCGTGCGCCATGGCACTGCGCGCTTTTCCGCCCGCCGCAGGGCCGAGCCGGGCCTCGATCGTGATGGCGCCGGCGCTGACCCTTCCGCGGAGCCTGCTCCCGCCGCCCGCGACATGCGCAGGGCGCGCGTCGCCGGCCTCATCGCCCATGCTGGCCGGCTCAGCCACCTGCGCCTCATGACGGATGACGCCGCCGGCTGGGCCGATCAGGTGGCCGCTTGCGTCGGTCCCGTGCCGGAGGGCAAGGGCTCGCGGCTGATGGTCCTCGATGCCGGCACGCAGGCCGGCGCAGCCCAGCTTCTGGGGGCGGAACTCGCCGAGGATGCGCCGACCGTGCTGATCGATCTGACCGCCGGCGAGCGCTCGCGCCGCGAGGGCATGTCCGAACTGCTCTCGGGCGATGCCAGCTTCGCCTCCATCATCGATCGCGATCCGCAGAGCCGGCTGCACATCATCACGGCCGGGCGCGCGGGCCGCGAGGCCGTGATCGGCGCCGACGAAGTGCTGGATCTCGCCCTCGATGCCCTGGCCGACGCCTATCGCCATGTGCTGATCGAGGTTTCGACCCGCGACATCCATCGCTTCCATGGCAAGCTGATGCCGTTGGTGGACGGCGCGCTGGTGCTGGCCGATCAATTCTCCAACGGCCACGCGGTGGAAACCGCCTATCGCCTCAGCGAAGGCAACGAACTGCCCGTGACCATCGCTGTGTTCGAGGACAGGGCCATGGCGGCCCCGAATTTCAGGCCTGGCTCGCGCCAGCCGCTCGAGGTGTGA
- a CDS encoding GNAT family N-acetyltransferase, whose amino-acid sequence MSAFAFRDHAAATPARSGPAALDWTAQATGLDAAEAAWRALEEHGHVTPYQRFDWVSAFARHAMDGAALRVVTFRASCGRPMAVLPFALWRWRGITLAAFVGGKHANFHMGVYAKGAMAGLTAADARAMLEACARALGGVDAFMLTNQPVAWDGGRNPLALLEARPSPSQAFKLALSGDGDATIRKAMSRHARKKHKTKRARFLEMGPSRHFIARSDADKERILEAFLRQKSQRFSAMGVHDPFQHPGIRAFLRCASGLDGQAEALELAALELNGVLIATYVGAVSQGRFSGMATSFEPDPGVIKVSPGELLLVDLIRQQCAAGRSCFDLGVGEARYKTTICEQTEELVDSFVAMSGRGQIVAAVLRLAQQAKGAVKRSPRLHALAMRVSQLRRLFTPRAAGASQA is encoded by the coding sequence ATGAGTGCGTTCGCCTTCCGTGACCACGCGGCCGCGACGCCGGCGCGGAGTGGCCCAGCGGCGCTCGACTGGACCGCGCAGGCGACCGGGCTCGATGCAGCCGAGGCGGCGTGGCGCGCGCTCGAGGAGCATGGCCATGTGACGCCCTACCAGCGCTTCGACTGGGTCAGCGCCTTTGCCCGCCATGCCATGGACGGTGCGGCGCTGCGGGTCGTCACATTCCGCGCATCCTGCGGCCGGCCGATGGCGGTCCTGCCCTTCGCGCTCTGGCGCTGGCGCGGCATCACGCTTGCGGCCTTCGTCGGCGGCAAGCATGCAAACTTTCACATGGGCGTCTATGCGAAAGGCGCGATGGCCGGCCTCACAGCCGCGGATGCCCGCGCGATGCTGGAGGCCTGCGCCAGGGCGCTGGGCGGGGTCGATGCCTTCATGCTCACCAACCAGCCTGTAGCCTGGGATGGCGGGCGAAATCCGCTGGCGCTGCTGGAGGCCAGGCCAAGCCCGAGCCAGGCCTTCAAGCTGGCCCTTAGCGGCGATGGGGACGCCACGATCCGGAAGGCCATGAGCAGACATGCGCGCAAGAAGCACAAGACCAAGCGCGCCCGGTTTCTGGAGATGGGACCGTCGCGCCATTTCATCGCACGGAGCGATGCTGACAAGGAGCGCATCCTCGAGGCGTTCCTGAGGCAGAAGTCGCAACGCTTCAGCGCCATGGGCGTACACGACCCGTTCCAGCATCCGGGCATCCGCGCTTTCCTGCGCTGCGCCAGCGGCCTCGATGGTCAGGCGGAAGCGCTGGAGCTGGCGGCGCTGGAGCTGAACGGCGTCCTCATCGCCACCTATGTCGGAGCGGTGTCGCAGGGCCGCTTCAGCGGGATGGCCACATCCTTCGAGCCTGATCCGGGCGTGATAAAGGTCAGTCCGGGAGAATTGCTGCTGGTGGACCTGATCCGCCAGCAATGCGCGGCCGGTCGCAGCTGCTTTGATCTTGGCGTCGGGGAGGCGCGCTACAAGACCACAATCTGCGAACAGACCGAGGAACTCGTCGACAGCTTCGTCGCCATGAGCGGACGCGGGCAGATCGTGGCGGCCGTGCTGCGGCTGGCGCAGCAGGCGAAAGGCGCGGTCAAGCGCTCGCCCCGGCTGCATGCGCTCGCAATGCGGGTGAGCCAGCTGCGCCGGCTCTTCACACCTCGAGCGGCTGGCGCGAGCCAGGCCTGA
- a CDS encoding polysaccharide deacetylase family protein, which produces MNLRHTAFAGVFRAITLSGAHRWGRGLAQGVGAILMMHHVRPWRCDGFAPNRLLEITPEWLDEALSVIRAEGFDIVDMDEMASLPAAPRRDRFAVALTFDDGYRDNVDHALPVLCRHGAPWTAYVTTGFADGTASLWWLELEEAIRALPRVQLVIGGAIHDHLTATPMQKQAAFAEIYWALRARPEAELRAGVARLAAEAGVDGPALTRALCLDWDGLRELAREPSVTIGAHTMTHPMLARHPLHVAQPEIVGARYRIEFELGQPVHHLAYPVGDRSSAGPREFDIARLSGFRTAVTTRPGHVFTGHSEHGHALPRVSLNGFHQNAPSLKAMLSGLPFALLNRGRRLDVA; this is translated from the coding sequence ATGAACCTGCGCCATACAGCCTTCGCCGGCGTGTTCAGGGCGATCACTCTCAGCGGCGCCCATCGCTGGGGCAGGGGGCTTGCGCAGGGCGTCGGCGCGATCCTGATGATGCACCATGTGCGGCCCTGGCGCTGCGATGGCTTCGCACCGAACCGGCTGCTCGAAATCACGCCCGAATGGCTGGATGAGGCGCTGTCTGTGATCCGCGCGGAAGGCTTCGACATCGTGGACATGGACGAGATGGCGTCGCTGCCGGCCGCGCCGCGCCGCGATCGCTTCGCCGTGGCGCTGACCTTCGATGATGGCTACCGCGACAATGTCGACCATGCGCTGCCTGTTCTGTGTCGCCATGGCGCGCCGTGGACAGCCTATGTCACGACCGGGTTCGCGGATGGAACGGCCTCGCTCTGGTGGCTGGAGCTGGAGGAGGCGATCCGCGCGCTGCCCAGGGTGCAGCTGGTCATCGGCGGCGCCATCCACGATCACCTCACGGCCACCCCCATGCAGAAGCAAGCCGCCTTCGCGGAGATCTACTGGGCTTTGCGCGCCCGGCCCGAGGCCGAGCTGCGGGCCGGCGTCGCGCGTCTTGCGGCGGAGGCGGGCGTGGATGGCCCAGCCCTCACCCGCGCGCTTTGCCTCGATTGGGACGGCCTGCGTGAGCTTGCCCGCGAGCCTTCCGTCACCATCGGCGCGCACACCATGACTCATCCGATGCTGGCGCGGCACCCGCTCCACGTGGCCCAGCCGGAAATCGTGGGGGCCAGATACCGGATCGAGTTCGAGCTTGGCCAGCCCGTGCATCACCTGGCCTATCCGGTCGGCGACCGCAGTTCGGCCGGCCCGCGCGAGTTCGACATCGCGCGCCTGTCAGGCTTCCGCACCGCGGTGACGACGCGGCCCGGCCATGTCTTCACCGGGCATTCCGAGCATGGCCATGCCTTGCCGCGCGTGTCGCTCAACGGCTTCCACCAGAATGCCCCTTCCTTGAAGGCGATGCTTTCGGGGCTGCCCTTCGCTCTGCTGAACCGGGGGCGGCGGCTTGATGTGGCGTGA
- a CDS encoding DUF2842 domain-containing protein, with amino-acid sequence MRKRQRKLVGAVVMVVFVCVYALMAMALAQGRITEASTFWQTLWYCLLGLFWVVPLMPLIKWMEKPDPGEEPPQVLPR; translated from the coding sequence ATGCGCAAGAGACAACGCAAGCTGGTCGGAGCGGTCGTCATGGTCGTGTTCGTCTGCGTCTACGCGCTGATGGCCATGGCGCTGGCGCAGGGGCGCATCACGGAAGCCTCCACCTTCTGGCAGACGCTCTGGTACTGCTTGCTGGGCCTGTTCTGGGTCGTGCCCCTGATGCCGCTGATCAAGTGGATGGAAAAGCCCGATCCGGGCGAGGAGCCGCCGCAGGTTCTGCCGCGCTGA
- a CDS encoding heme A synthase, protein MSTALYHDPAARAEGSASLAAVRVWLAVMAGLVFTMVLVGGATRLTDSGLSITEWRPFMGAVPPLTESGWISEFEKYRQIPQYQLVNKGMSLAEFKFIYWWEWGHRQFGRFIGFAWFLPLFWFAWKGVVRGGLLWRLAFIGALGGLQGAIGWIMVNSGLQPGMVAVAPIKLTLHLTLASVIFTMIVWMWARLGEGLRDAAHPRARLGARLLLAGLFAQIALGGLVAGLDAGLSYNTWPMMDGRLAPSMDSLFVQSPLLQNLVANVALVQFNHRIGAYALLALALWHVWSASRLMPGSNAAFRAHLLAGLILCQAALGVVTLLLAVPLWAGLAHQGFAIVLLGVAAWHAERSGGLSAGA, encoded by the coding sequence ATGAGCACAGCGCTTTATCATGACCCCGCAGCCCGCGCCGAGGGCTCCGCCAGCCTCGCCGCCGTTCGGGTCTGGCTGGCCGTGATGGCGGGGCTGGTCTTCACCATGGTGCTGGTCGGCGGCGCCACCCGCCTGACCGATTCAGGCCTGTCGATCACGGAATGGCGGCCCTTCATGGGCGCGGTCCCGCCATTGACCGAGTCAGGCTGGATCAGCGAATTCGAGAAGTATCGCCAGATCCCGCAATACCAGCTCGTCAACAAGGGCATGAGCCTCGCCGAGTTCAAGTTCATCTACTGGTGGGAGTGGGGTCACCGCCAGTTCGGCCGCTTCATCGGTTTTGCATGGTTTTTGCCGCTGTTCTGGTTCGCCTGGAAGGGTGTGGTGCGCGGCGGCCTGTTGTGGCGGCTCGCCTTCATCGGCGCGCTGGGCGGGCTGCAGGGCGCAATCGGCTGGATCATGGTCAATTCCGGGCTCCAGCCGGGCATGGTCGCCGTCGCGCCGATCAAGCTGACGCTGCACCTCACGCTGGCCTCAGTCATCTTCACCATGATTGTCTGGATGTGGGCGCGGCTGGGTGAGGGCCTGCGGGACGCTGCGCATCCGCGCGCGCGGCTCGGCGCTCGCCTGCTGCTCGCCGGCCTGTTCGCGCAGATCGCCCTGGGCGGCCTGGTCGCCGGGCTCGACGCGGGCCTCAGCTACAACACATGGCCGATGATGGATGGCCGGCTGGCTCCATCGATGGACAGCCTGTTCGTGCAGTCGCCGCTGCTCCAGAATCTCGTCGCCAATGTCGCTCTGGTGCAGTTCAATCACCGCATCGGCGCCTATGCGCTGCTGGCTCTGGCCTTGTGGCATGTCTGGAGCGCCAGCCGCCTCATGCCCGGCTCCAACGCGGCCTTCCGCGCACATCTGCTCGCGGGCCTCATCCTGTGCCAGGCCGCGCTTGGCGTGGTGACGCTCCTGCTCGCGGTGCCGCTCTGGGCCGGGCTCGCGCATCAGGGCTTCGCCATCGTGCTGCTGGGCGTGGCTGCATGGCACGCCGAGCGCTCTGGCGGGCTGTCCGCCGGGGCCTGA
- a CDS encoding aminotransferase class V-fold PLP-dependent enzyme, with the protein MNSDPSRWGLATRAVHAGATPCPATGARITPIYQTNGFVFEDLDHGADIFNLKRAGFSYSRGANPTTAALERRVAALEGGSGAIAVASGQSALLLIVITLCATGERYVSANRLFGGSLSLARRLETRFGIGVDWADPTPEAIEAAIGPLTRGVFIESVINPTGEVVDVAGIAAVAKRHRLPLVVDNTLATPALLRPIEHGADIVWHSASKFLAGSGQAIGGVIVDGGSFDFAGDARFNLISEPWAEYDDLVIPDAYPHTAFMTACRLIGLREFGPGMAATTAFLILMGCETLPLRMKLHCANARALASHLSAHPAVVSVSLPALASSPNHDLADRICPDGVGSVFTVTLKQGEAAARAALDRLRLFSHLVNIGETRSLVSHPASTTHRSLRPHERAALGVTPGTLRLSVGLEGVQDLIGDWDQALA; encoded by the coding sequence ATGAACAGCGACCCATCCCGTTGGGGCCTTGCCACGCGCGCCGTTCATGCCGGGGCGACGCCCTGCCCGGCCACGGGCGCACGGATCACGCCGATCTACCAGACCAACGGCTTCGTGTTCGAGGATCTCGACCACGGGGCGGACATCTTCAACCTCAAGCGCGCCGGTTTCTCCTATTCGCGCGGCGCGAACCCGACCACCGCGGCGCTGGAGCGGCGGGTGGCGGCGCTCGAAGGTGGTTCGGGCGCCATCGCGGTGGCGTCGGGGCAATCGGCGCTGCTGCTGATCGTGATCACGCTGTGCGCCACGGGCGAGCGCTATGTCAGCGCCAACCGCCTGTTCGGCGGCTCGCTCTCGCTGGCGCGCCGGCTCGAAACCCGCTTTGGCATCGGCGTGGACTGGGCTGATCCCACGCCTGAGGCGATCGAGGCCGCGATCGGGCCGTTGACGCGCGGCGTCTTCATCGAGAGCGTCATCAATCCCACCGGAGAGGTGGTCGACGTGGCCGGCATCGCAGCCGTGGCGAAGCGCCACCGCCTGCCGCTGGTGGTCGACAACACGCTGGCCACGCCGGCGCTGCTGCGGCCAATCGAACACGGAGCCGACATCGTCTGGCATTCGGCCTCGAAGTTTCTCGCCGGATCTGGGCAGGCGATCGGCGGCGTGATCGTGGATGGCGGCAGCTTCGACTTCGCCGGCGACGCGCGCTTCAATCTCATCAGCGAGCCCTGGGCCGAGTATGACGATCTCGTCATTCCGGACGCCTATCCGCATACGGCCTTCATGACCGCGTGCCGTCTGATCGGGCTCCGCGAATTCGGGCCCGGCATGGCCGCGACCACGGCATTCCTGATCCTGATGGGGTGCGAGACGTTGCCGCTGCGCATGAAGCTGCACTGCGCGAATGCGCGGGCGCTGGCCAGCCATCTGTCGGCGCATCCTGCGGTTGTGTCGGTTTCCCTGCCCGCTCTCGCCTCCTCGCCCAACCACGATCTGGCCGACAGAATCTGCCCCGATGGCGTGGGCTCGGTGTTCACCGTCACGCTGAAGCAGGGCGAGGCGGCAGCGCGCGCCGCGCTCGACCGGCTCAGGCTGTTCTCGCATCTGGTCAACATCGGCGAGACCCGCTCGCTCGTGTCGCATCCGGCCTCGACGACGCATCGCTCGCTGCGGCCGCACGAACGCGCGGCCCTTGGCGTCACGCCGGGAACGCTGCGGTTGTCCGTAGGGCTCGAGGGCGTGCAGGACCTTATCGGCGACTGGGACCAGGCGCTGGCCTGA